In Dietzia sp. ANT_WB102, the sequence TCCGATTGGTCACCGATTCCAGCGCGGATCTGCCCGTCGAGTGGATTCGCGCGTTCGGCATCACTGTGGTGGGTCTGCACGTCATGGAGGAGGACGAGAGGGCGGTGTCCACGGCCGCCGTCACTCCCGACGAGTTGGCGGGTATCTACGACGCGTTGCTCGCGGATCCCGACTGTTCCGGCGTGGTGTCGGTGCACCTCTCCCGCGAGCTCTCGCGCACCTGGCAGTCGGCGGTGGACGCGGCGACCCGGTTCGGGGGACGTGTCCTGGTTTCCGATTCCCGCGGAGCAGGCATGGCCTTCGGGGCCGCTGTGGCGCAGTGCGCGTGGGCGGCTAACAACGGGCTCGGACTGTCTGCGACCTACGAGTTGGCCGAGCGCCTCTGCAGGGGTGCCTCGACGTTTGCCGCTCTGGAATCGCTCGAGAACCTGCGCCGGGGCGGGCGTATCAGCGCGCTCGCGGCGCTCTTCGGCAGCGCGCTGTCCATGCGGCCTGTTATCGTGCTGCGTTCCGGATCGGTCGAACTCGCGGCTAAAGCCCGCACCACCAGCAAGGCACACGCGCGGCTGCGCACCCTTCTGCGTGACGAGGTGGCCCGCGGCGACGTTCTGGTGGTGGTCCACCATCACCAGGCTTGGGAGCGGGCCGAGGAGATGGCCACCGAGATCCGCAAAGAGACCCAGTTCCCGGAGCGCGTCATTATCGTCGACTTTGACGAAGTTCTCGCCTGGCACCTGGGCCCGGGAACGGTGGGTGTCTCGGTGACGGAACTGGTCGACACTGAATTCCCCATCCCTCCTGCGTCTCCACAGGAAGTGGGCTGACACCCGCTCTCCGAGCCGACAGACGATGCATGCCGGGCTAGCTTCGCGCCATGCGAACCCAGACCCGGGACCGATCCGTCGGCCCCGTCGACTCCCACCGGGACCCGGAGCGGGCGGCCGCCTTGCGCCACTTGGCTAGCGCGCTCTCTCCGCCTGTGTCCGATCACGGGCAGGTGGCAGACGTCGGGCCGACCACCGGTGACGGCTCTCCACGAGGCGACCACCCCGGCCGGCCGGAGTCGGCGACGGTGCCGTGGGCTGACCTTGACCCCGACGGCGACCGGCCGGAGCGGATCCCGCCGCAGGACGCGGATGCGTCCGCCTGGGCCGACCCTCCGTGGTGGGGTCGCATCCGGTGGGCGCCCGACCGGCTCGCGGGCATCGCGTTGGTGGTGCTCGTGCTGGGGCTCGGCGCTTTCTCCGTGCACCGGTTGCTCTCGTCAGTTCCTGAAGGCCCGCCAGTCCCTCAACTTCCGTTGGCTACGGCGGGGGAGGCGGTCGGCATTGCCAGTGCCTCGCCTCCACCCCCGGACCCGGGGCCCTCACCGGCAGAAACGGTGGCCGCGGATGAACCGGTAGTCGTCTCCGTCGTCGGGCTGGTCGGCCGTAGCGGACTGGTCACACTCGCGCCCGGCGCTCGTGTCGCCGATGCGCTCGACAGCGCGGGCGGGGTCCTGGAGGGCGGAGATAGGGACGGGTTGAACCTGGCCCGCAAGGTCTCCGACGGCGAACAGATTCTCGTCGGGTCGGCCCCCGGCCCGGAGGGGCCGCGAGGCCCCCGCAGCGACATCATCGGTCCCGCTTCCGGTCCCGTCGCGGGTCCGGAGCCGGGAGCACCACCCCGCGCGCACGCGGGAGGCGCGTCGGATCCGGCGACGGGCACCGGAGTGATCGATCTGAACACCGCCGACGCCGCGGCGCTCGAGTCACTGCCCGGTGTCGGGCCGGTGACCGCGTCGTCGATCCTGGCGTGGCGAGCCGCCAACGGGTCGTTCGTCAGCGTCGACCAGCTCGTCGAGGTCGACGGTATCGGCCCGGCGACTCTGGCTCGGCTCCGGCCGCTGGTCACGGTGTGAGTGGCCCGGGCGAAGTCCCGCACCATCGTGCCCCGGCAGTGCGGGATCTTAGGTTGGTCGTGCCCGCGCTCGCGGTGTTCACGGCGACCGCGGCGACCGGGACGATGCGTCCGACCATCGCCACAGCCGTCGCCATCGTCCTGGCGGCAACTTCAGGGATCGCCGTGCTGTGGTCCACACGAGTAGGTGCGGGCGTCGGGCCCGACCGGGCCGCCCTGGGCGTCCTGGCAGTCGCTTGCGCGATGGGCGCGGTCGCGTCAGGGGTGCAAGCGGCACGGATACATACACTGGCCGCACACCCGCTGACCGAACTGACGGGCGGCCGGACCGGTGTGCAGTTGCTGGTGACCGGTTTTGACCGGCCGATCCGCAGCGGCGGCGTGATGGTGCCGGTCCGGGTCGAGGTCACCGGGTCGGGAACCTCCGCGCGGGCGGCCCAACTCGACGTGGTGTTGCTTGCCCGGGATGGCTGGAGAGGGCTACCACCGGGGACCCGGGTGGAGACATCAGTGGCGGTGTTGGAGCCGCGATCCGCAGGAGACCCGCCCGCCCTCCGCGCGTTGACAGCGCCCCGCGTGACCGGTCTGCCCGGATGGACAGGTCGGGCTCCGGCGGCGGTGCGCGAGCGACTCCGACAGGTATCAGGCCGGGCACTCAAGGGTGAGGCCGTGGGGTTGCTTCCCTCTTTCGTCCTGGGCGACGAGGGTCGCATAGCCAGCGAAACCCGCGAAGAGTTCCGCGCGGCGGGACTGTCGCACCTGGCCGCGGTCTCGGGCGCTAACACCACCTATGTCGTAGGGGCGGTCCTGCTCGCCGCGGCGGCGGTCCGGGTGGGGCGCCGCGGTCGCATAGTGGTCGCGGGACTCGCGCTGGCCGGGTTCGTCGCCGTGGTCGGTCCGGAACCAGCTGTATTGCGGGCCGCCGGAACCGGGGCAATAGGCCTGGCTGCGTTGGGCGCCCACCGCACCGGCCGTCCCCTCGCCGCGCTGGCGGCGGTGGTTCTGCTCATCGCACTCCTGGACCCCACGACGGCCACGGGAGCCGGCTTCGTGCTGTCGGTCTCGGCGACCGCTGCGCTCGTGCTGGTCGCGAGGCCGGTGGCCCAGCGGATCCGACGACCGTGGATGCCCGGCCCGGTCGCCGATGCCCTGGCGGTCTGCATCGTGGCCCACGTGGCGACGCTGCCCGTGCTCGTGGCCTCGGGCCTCGGCTCGGGGCCGTGGGCCCTGCCCGCGAATATCGCGGTGGCGCCGGCGGTGCCGCTGGTCACCGTGCTCGGCACGTCGGCGGCTGCGCTGGGCCCGGTGTGGGAGAGCGGCGCAGTCGTGCTGGCCGCGGCCTGCTCTCCGGCGTTGTGGTGGCTCGACACCGTCGCGGGCGTCGTTGCCGGGCTACCGGGATCGCCGGCCGTCACGCCCGGGTGAGCACACCCTGGCCGCGCACCAGATCGAGCGACACAATCGGGTGCATGCAGTCTCTTGGTGGGATGGACCCGGACCACCGAGAGTAGGCGTCCTCGCCCGAGCAGTCCCACCGCTCGCATCCGACGACCTGTCGGGGCGGCGTGGCACGATGACAGGAGACGATGGCAACCGTCGATCGTGACAACCGTCGACAACGACAACCGTTAACCACAACGACGAGGAGCGCAGATGACATCGGAGTCTGCACCGTCCGTGTTGCACCTGGTGTTGGGTGAGGACGAGTTCCTCACCGAACGCGCTACCGCAGGCGTCGTGTCGACGCTGCGCGCCTCAACTCCGGCCGGCCAGGACCCGCCGGTGGTCTCGCGGCTGGGTGGGCCTGAGGTCACGGCACCGCAGCTGTTCGAACTGCTCTCGCCGTCCCTGTTCGGTGAGGCTCGCATCGTGGTGATCACGGGGGCGGCGGAACTGGGTAAGGACGCCCAGGCCGCGATACTCGACGCTGCCGGCGATCTGCCTCCCGAGACCGTGCTGATCGTCCAGCACACTGGAGGTGGCCGGGCCAAGGCGCTGGTGGCGGACCTGCGAAAGGCGGGGGCCCAGGAACACGCGGCCGGGAAGCTCACCCGGCACATGGACGTGGTCGGCTTCGTCCGGTCGGAGTTTCGGACGCTGAACGTGCGGGTTGCACCCGAGGCCTGCGAGGCCCTGGTGGAAGCGGTGGGAACCGACCTGCGGCAGCTTTCGTCGGCGTGCGGTCAGCTCGTGGCCGACACGGGCGGCAAGGTGGACGTGGAAGCGGTGCGGCGATACCACTCGGGAGTCGTGGGCGTCAGTGGGTTCACCGTCGCGGAACGGGCGGTAGTCGGGGACGTGGCCGGAGCGATCGAGGCGCTCGAGTGGGCCATGCACACCGGGGTCCCGCACGTGGTTCTCGCCGACGCGCTGGCGGACGCGGTGAACTCGGTCGCCCTGGTCGGGACCCAGCGTGGAGTGCCGCCTGCGGATCTGGCCCGTCAGGGACTGCCGCCGTGGAAGGTCAAAAAGGTGACCGCCCAGACCCGGCACTGGTCGATCGAGACCCTGGGTAGCGCGTTGCAAGTGGTCGCCCGGCTTAACGGTGAGGTCAAGGGACAGGCGGAGGACACGTCCTATGCGCTCGAGCGGGCCGTTCGCGCGGTCGGATCGCTGGCGTCGTCCAACTGACCGGACTCGTGGGCGGACGCACCGGGGTGTCGATCCGCACCGCGGATACGACGAGGGCCCACCTCACACACGTGGTGTGAGGTGGGCCCTCGGAGCCTCGTCACGTCAGGTCAGGTAACGCGGGGCTCGCTGCCTCTCCGTGGGGAGGGTCGCCGGTGTGCTCAGAGGCTGTTGACGGCCTTGGTGAGCGCCGACTTCTTGTTGGCGGCCTGGTTCGGGTGGATGACACCCTTGCTGGCGGCCTTGTCGAGCTGACGCGAGGTGGCGACCAGCAGGGCGCCGGCCTTCTCCTTGTCGCCTGCCGCGGTGGCCTCGCGCAGGCTGCGGATGGCGGTGCGCAGACCCGACTTGGTCGACTGGTTGCGGAGGCGGTTGCGCTCGTTGGTGCGGTTCCGCTTGATCTGGGACTTGATGTTGGCCACTCGTCACACCTTTTTGTCGTGTGTCGACGGCTCCACGTGGGGATCCCGCCGATCTGATGTCTTGTCGTCTCGTCCGCGCGGGCACGTGCACAACGTGCTCCGGTGGACACCGACGACCCACTTTACCAGCGGGGGTGTCCACCGGCCAAAACGTCAGCGCCAGCCATAGTCCGAACGGAGTCGACCGGCGACCTGGTCGAACTTCGCTCGCGGGCAGATCGCGCCCTCGCGACGGATGCCCTGCTCGGGGACGTCCAGCACGCGGTCGAGGCGTACCCAGCTCGGTCGGCCCTCCGAGTCCCACGGCCCCGATCCGAGCCCGAGCCACCCCTCGTCGTCGTCCCTCTTGTCCTGCGAAGAGAGCTGGAGGCCGAGTAGGTGGTCCCCGTCCCGACCCACCACCAGGACTGGGCGGTCCTTGCCGCGCCCGTCGTTCTCCTCGAACTCGACCCAGGTCCACACGATCTCGCCGGGGTCGGCCTGACCATCGAGGTCGGGCGCATAGGAGATCCTGCGAGCCCGGCTCGAGGTGGGTGCGGTACCGGTGGTGGCGGGCCGCCCCTCGGGCCCGGCCGGCCGGGACAGCGCGGGGGAGACCACGCGGTCGTCCAGCCGCCGGCGCACCTCGCGCGCCACCGTCGGTCCGTACTTGCGCCCCATCCGGGCAGCCGTGCGACCCACCCGGGCCCAGTCGATAGCCATGCCCATCAGCGTAACCGCCCTAGGATGACGGCCATGGACATGCTGATGGCGGTGGTGTGGGCAGGCGACGAATCCCCAGTGGATCCGGGGGGTGCTCCGAGCCTGCGGGCGCGGATCGCGGACGTCGCGGAGGGGCCACTGGCCGCACTCGGGGTCGACGAGTACCTGCTCAACGTGCGTGACGAGGCGGTGGCCGGCGCCCTGATCGATGTGCGTGTCACACCCAGACCGGTACTCGCAGCCTTGCGCGCCCGCGTTCCGGCCGCCTCGGCGACCGCGTGTGCCGACCTGCTGGATGCGCTGCGTGGCCTGGGGCCCGTGTCGGCGTGGTCGGTCACCGCGTCCGAACTGCTCCCCGTGCCCGGTCCCGGGTCGGACGGCCGCTGCGAGGGGATGGCCAACCTCGCGTTCCTGCGCCGACCGGAACGCATCGGACGCGGGGAATGGCTGCGCATATGGCTCGAGGAGCACACGCAGGTCGCGATCGACACCCAATCCACCACCGGCTACACCCAGCACGTGGTGGTCCGCGCGCTGACCGCGGACGCGCCGACGATCGACGGGATCGTCGAGGAAGTATTCCCCGTCGAGGCCGCACAGGACCTGGGGGTGTTCTTCGACGCTCGCGGCGACGACGAGCGCATGTCCGCCAATATCCGGGCTATGACAGCCTCCACCGCGCGCTTCCTCGACGAGGGCACGGTGGACGCGGTCCCCACGGGCCGGTACGTGATGAGTATTCGCGGCGCAGGCGTGTGACAATGGGGTGATCGCCCGGACGGACCGCAATCCAGCATCACCCGGGCCCGCCTCCAGGAGTGATCGAGATTCCCAACTTCGCAGAGACGACGTTCACCGATCCGGCCAGGATCAGGAACTTCTGCATCATCGCCCATATCGACCACGGCAAGTCGACGCTCGCCGACCGCATGCTGCAGTTGACCGGTGTGGTCGAGGAGCGGCTCATGCGCGCCCAATATCTCGACCGCATGGATATCGAGCGCGAACGCGGCATCACCATCAAGGCCCAGAATGTCCGCCTGCCCTGGGTACCCCGCTCGGGTGCGCACGAGGGCGAGGAGATCGTCCTGCACATGATCGACACCCCGGGCCATGTGGACTTCACCTACGAGGTTTCCCGCGCGCTCGAGGCGTGTGAGGGGGCCATCCTGCTTGTCGACGCTGCGCAGGGCATCGAGGCGCAGACCCTGGCCAACCTCTACCTGGCGATGGAGAACGACCTCGAGATCATCCCGGTGCTCAACAAGATCGACCTGCCCGCGGCGGACCCGGACCGGTTCGCCGAGGAGATCTCCCACATCATCGGCTGCGAGCCCGCCGACGTGCTCCGCGTCTCCGGAAAGACCGGCGTCGGCGTCGAAGAGTTGCTGGACAAGCTGTGCGAGACGATCCCGGCACCTGTGGGTGACCCGGACGCGCCGCCGCGGGCGATGATCTTCGACTCGGTCTACGACACCTACCGCGGTGTCGTCACCTATGTCCGCGTGATGGACGGTTCGCTCAGGCCGCGCGAGAAGGTCAAGATGATGTCCACGGGCAGCACCCATGAGGCGCTCGAGGTCGGGATCATCTCGCCGGAACCCAAATCCACGGCGGGACTCGGCCCGGGCGAGGTCGGATACCTCATCACCGGCGTCAAGGACGTGCGCCAGTCCAAGGTCGGCGACACGGTCACCAGCGCCCGCGGTGGCGCAATGGAGCCGCTGCCGGGTTACAAGGAACCCAACCCGATGGTGTTCTCGGGGCTCTACCCGATCGACGGGTCCGATTACCCGGTCCTGCGCGACGCGCTGGACAAGCTGCAGCTCAACGATGCCTCGCTGGACTACGAGCCTGAGACGTCGGTGGCACTCGGCTTCGGGTTCCGCTGCGGGTTCCTGGGCCTGCTGCACATGGAGATCACCCGGGACCGGCTGGAGCGCGAGTTCAACCTCGACCTCATCTCGACCGCGCCGAACGTCGTCTACCGGGTGATCGCCGAGGACGGCACCGAGCATCAGGTCACCAACCCGTCCTACTGGCCGGAGGGTAAGAACCGCGAGGTCTACGAGCCGATCGTCAAGTGCACGATCATCGTGCCGAGTGAGTTCGTGGGCACCACCATGGAGCTGTGCCAGTCCAAGCGGGGCGAGATGAAGGGCATGGACTACCTCTCCGAGACCCGCGTCGAGCTGCGCTATGTCATACCGATGGGCGAGATCATCTTTGACTTCTTCGACTCGCTCAAATCCCGGACAAAGGGCTATGCCTCGATGGACTACGAGGAAGCCGGTGAGCAGATTGCGGACCTGGTGAAGGTGGACATCCTGCTGCAGGGCGAGGCCGTGGACGCGTTCAGCGCAATCGTTCACCGCGACTACGCGCAAGCCTACGGCAACAAGATGACCGTCAAACTCAAGGAGCTCATCCCGCGCCAGCAGTACGAGGTGCCGATCCAGGCGGCGATCGGTTCCAAGATCATCTCCCGCGAGAACATCCGCGCAATCCGCAAGGACGTTCTCTCCAAGTGTTACGGCGGCGACATCAGCCGTAAGCGCAAGCTGCTCGAGAAGCAGAAGGAGGGCAAGAAGCGCATGAAGTCCATCGGCCGGGTGGACGTGCCCCAAGAGGCCTTCGTAGCGGCGTTGTCGGCAGACTCGAGCGCCGACAAGAAGTAAATCGCGAACGCCGCCAGCGTCGTGTTCACTTTCGCGAGGCAGTGATCGACATGCCTTCGTCTATCGCGGTCGCCGCCGCGTCTCCCGCCCTGGGGGTCTCCGTCTGGGTGCTTGCGGCGCTCATCGTGGCGGCGTTCGTCGCGGGTTGGGTCGACTCCGTGGTCGGGGGAGGCGGGCTGATCCAGCTCCCGGCGCTGGTCATCGCGCTTCCAGCGGACGCCACGACGCCGGAGGTGCTCGGCACCAACAAGCTGTCGTCGGTCGCCGGGACCCTTGTCGCCACCCTGACCTATCTGCGGAAGGTCCGCGTGCCGGTCGCGATGGTATTGCCGCTGGTGGTGGCGGCCTTCGTGGGGTCCGCGGGCGGGTCTTCGGTGGCCCGGTTCATCCCGAAAGAGTTCCTCACGCCGGTCGTCCTGGTGGCCGTGGTCGTGGTCGGCGCCTACACGTATGCCAAACCGACGATGGGGCGGGTTCACGAGGAGCGACACACCGGATGGGCGCGGACGTGGCGGTCAGCACTCATCGGGGTGGTGATCGGGTTCTACGACGGGGTGCTCGGCCCGGGGACGGGGTCGTTCTTCGTCATCGCGATCGTCGCCTTCCTGGGATTCGGGTTCCTGCAGGGCACGGTGGCGGCCAAGCTCGCGAACCTCACCACGAACATTGCCTCGATCCTGGTGTTCGGCGTGCATGGGGAGGTGTTGTGGATCATCGGCGGGTGCATGGCGGTGGCCAACCTGGCCGGGGGGTTCATCGGAGCGCGGATGGCGATGCGGCACGGTAACGAGTTCATCCGCACCGTATTCCTCGTCGTCATCAGCATCCTGGCGGTCCGCTTGGCGTGGGACACCGTGGCACAGTGGCTGTGACACTGGGGCCCGCGGACGTGACACAGGGGCCAGTGGCTGCAGGCGCGAGCGTTCCCGCCTGCGGACGTAGACTCCGGGCATGACTGTTCCGAGCCCCGAGACCCCCCGTCACCCGCTGCTCGACGAGTCTCCGCTGCCATACGGTCTGCCGGACTTCGCGGCGGTCCGGGACGAGGACCTGGAGCCGGCCATCCGGACCGCGATCGACGACCACGCGGCGGAGGTCGCGGCGATCGTCGCCAACCCGGAGCCGCCGACGGTCGACAACACCGTGATCGCCCTCGAGCGCTCGGGTCGGGCCCTGGACCGGGTCCTGTCGGTGTTTTATGGCCTACTCGGCCCGGATGCCACGCCAGCCCGCCTCGACGTAGATCGGGTCGTCTCGCCGCTCTTGGCCGCGCACCGCTCCGCTGTGATGACGGACCCGCGCCTGTTCGGCCGCGTCGACGCTCTCCACTCCGCGCTCGAGGCAGATGAGCTTGATGTCGACGAGGAGACGAACCGGCTCATCCGCCGGCACCACCGCGACCTTCTCCGCTCGGGTGCCTCGCTCGATGACCCCGGCCGGGCCAGGCTCACCGCGATCGACACGCGACTGGCCGAGCTGACCACCGAGTTCGGCGAGAACCTGTTGGCCTCGACCACGGAGCTGGCCGTCCCGGTGACTGACGAGGCCGAACTCGCGGGCCTGCCGGAGTCCATGCGGTCCTCGCTCGCCGCGGCCGCCTCGGAGGCGGGGCGGGACGGCTGGCTGATCTCACTGGGTCTGCCCACCGTCCAGCCGATCAGTGCGTGGCTGGACGATGCCGGTCTGCGCCACCGCGTCATGGAGGCCTCGCTCAGTCGGGGCGCGACGCCGGGTCACGACAACTCGCCGATCGTGTTGGAAATCGTCCGCCTGCGCGCTGAGCGCGCGCAGCTGCTCGGGCTGGGGTGCCATGCCGAGCACGTCCTCGCGGTGGAGACCGCAGGGTCGCCCGAGGCAGCACGCGGACTGCTACTCGACGTGGTGGACGCCGCAGTCACCAACGCCCGCAACGAAGCCAAGGACCTGCTCGGCGGCGACGATCGTCAGCTGCACCCGGCCGACTGGGCGTGGGCGTCCGAGCGGCTCCGGGCCGAGCGGTTCCAGGTAGATGACGCGACCGTCCGGCCCTACTTCGAGCTGGAGCGGGTGCTGCGCGACGGGGTGATGCACGCGGCTTCCGAGCTGTACGGCTTGCGCTTCGAGGAGCGGAGGGACCTTAGCGGGTTCCTGCCCGATGTCCGGGTGATCGAGGTGTTCGACGACGTGCGCAACGACCGCGATGCCGGCGTAGGTCTGCTGCTGCTGGACTACTACGCCCGACCGACCAAACGCGGTGGGGCGTGGATGAGCTCGTTCCGCGATCAGTCCCGGCTCCTGGATTCGCGGCCCGTCGTCGTCAACGTCATGAATCTGGCCCGCCCCGCGGCGGGGCAGGCCACGCTGCTCACGATGGATGAGGCCACCACGATGTTCCACGAG encodes:
- a CDS encoding DegV family protein, translated to MTIRLVTDSSADLPVEWIRAFGITVVGLHVMEEDERAVSTAAVTPDELAGIYDALLADPDCSGVVSVHLSRELSRTWQSAVDAATRFGGRVLVSDSRGAGMAFGAAVAQCAWAANNGLGLSATYELAERLCRGASTFAALESLENLRRGGRISALAALFGSALSMRPVIVLRSGSVELAAKARTTSKAHARLRTLLRDEVARGDVLVVVHHHQAWERAEEMATEIRKETQFPERVIIVDFDEVLAWHLGPGTVGVSVTELVDTEFPIPPASPQEVG
- a CDS encoding helix-hairpin-helix domain-containing protein, which encodes MRTQTRDRSVGPVDSHRDPERAAALRHLASALSPPVSDHGQVADVGPTTGDGSPRGDHPGRPESATVPWADLDPDGDRPERIPPQDADASAWADPPWWGRIRWAPDRLAGIALVVLVLGLGAFSVHRLLSSVPEGPPVPQLPLATAGEAVGIASASPPPPDPGPSPAETVAADEPVVVSVVGLVGRSGLVTLAPGARVADALDSAGGVLEGGDRDGLNLARKVSDGEQILVGSAPGPEGPRGPRSDIIGPASGPVAGPEPGAPPRAHAGGASDPATGTGVIDLNTADAAALESLPGVGPVTASSILAWRAANGSFVSVDQLVEVDGIGPATLARLRPLVTV
- a CDS encoding ComEC/Rec2 family competence protein, which gives rise to MPALAVFTATAATGTMRPTIATAVAIVLAATSGIAVLWSTRVGAGVGPDRAALGVLAVACAMGAVASGVQAARIHTLAAHPLTELTGGRTGVQLLVTGFDRPIRSGGVMVPVRVEVTGSGTSARAAQLDVVLLARDGWRGLPPGTRVETSVAVLEPRSAGDPPALRALTAPRVTGLPGWTGRAPAAVRERLRQVSGRALKGEAVGLLPSFVLGDEGRIASETREEFRAAGLSHLAAVSGANTTYVVGAVLLAAAAVRVGRRGRIVVAGLALAGFVAVVGPEPAVLRAAGTGAIGLAALGAHRTGRPLAALAAVVLLIALLDPTTATGAGFVLSVSATAALVLVARPVAQRIRRPWMPGPVADALAVCIVAHVATLPVLVASGLGSGPWALPANIAVAPAVPLVTVLGTSAAALGPVWESGAVVLAAACSPALWWLDTVAGVVAGLPGSPAVTPG
- the holA gene encoding DNA polymerase III subunit delta translates to MTSESAPSVLHLVLGEDEFLTERATAGVVSTLRASTPAGQDPPVVSRLGGPEVTAPQLFELLSPSLFGEARIVVITGAAELGKDAQAAILDAAGDLPPETVLIVQHTGGGRAKALVADLRKAGAQEHAAGKLTRHMDVVGFVRSEFRTLNVRVAPEACEALVEAVGTDLRQLSSACGQLVADTGGKVDVEAVRRYHSGVVGVSGFTVAERAVVGDVAGAIEALEWAMHTGVPHVVLADALADAVNSVALVGTQRGVPPADLARQGLPPWKVKKVTAQTRHWSIETLGSALQVVARLNGEVKGQAEDTSYALERAVRAVGSLASSN
- the rpsT gene encoding 30S ribosomal protein S20, which gives rise to MANIKSQIKRNRTNERNRLRNQSTKSGLRTAIRSLREATAAGDKEKAGALLVATSRQLDKAASKGVIHPNQAANKKSALTKAVNSL
- a CDS encoding type II toxin-antitoxin system PemK/MazF family toxin; this encodes MAIDWARVGRTAARMGRKYGPTVAREVRRRLDDRVVSPALSRPAGPEGRPATTGTAPTSSRARRISYAPDLDGQADPGEIVWTWVEFEENDGRGKDRPVLVVGRDGDHLLGLQLSSQDKRDDDEGWLGLGSGPWDSEGRPSWVRLDRVLDVPEQGIRREGAICPRAKFDQVAGRLRSDYGWR
- a CDS encoding EthD domain-containing protein yields the protein MDMLMAVVWAGDESPVDPGGAPSLRARIADVAEGPLAALGVDEYLLNVRDEAVAGALIDVRVTPRPVLAALRARVPAASATACADLLDALRGLGPVSAWSVTASELLPVPGPGSDGRCEGMANLAFLRRPERIGRGEWLRIWLEEHTQVAIDTQSTTGYTQHVVVRALTADAPTIDGIVEEVFPVEAAQDLGVFFDARGDDERMSANIRAMTASTARFLDEGTVDAVPTGRYVMSIRGAGV
- the lepA gene encoding translation elongation factor 4; translation: MIEIPNFAETTFTDPARIRNFCIIAHIDHGKSTLADRMLQLTGVVEERLMRAQYLDRMDIERERGITIKAQNVRLPWVPRSGAHEGEEIVLHMIDTPGHVDFTYEVSRALEACEGAILLVDAAQGIEAQTLANLYLAMENDLEIIPVLNKIDLPAADPDRFAEEISHIIGCEPADVLRVSGKTGVGVEELLDKLCETIPAPVGDPDAPPRAMIFDSVYDTYRGVVTYVRVMDGSLRPREKVKMMSTGSTHEALEVGIISPEPKSTAGLGPGEVGYLITGVKDVRQSKVGDTVTSARGGAMEPLPGYKEPNPMVFSGLYPIDGSDYPVLRDALDKLQLNDASLDYEPETSVALGFGFRCGFLGLLHMEITRDRLEREFNLDLISTAPNVVYRVIAEDGTEHQVTNPSYWPEGKNREVYEPIVKCTIIVPSEFVGTTMELCQSKRGEMKGMDYLSETRVELRYVIPMGEIIFDFFDSLKSRTKGYASMDYEEAGEQIADLVKVDILLQGEAVDAFSAIVHRDYAQAYGNKMTVKLKELIPRQQYEVPIQAAIGSKIISRENIRAIRKDVLSKCYGGDISRKRKLLEKQKEGKKRMKSIGRVDVPQEAFVAALSADSSADKK
- a CDS encoding TSUP family transporter; amino-acid sequence: MPSSIAVAAASPALGVSVWVLAALIVAAFVAGWVDSVVGGGGLIQLPALVIALPADATTPEVLGTNKLSSVAGTLVATLTYLRKVRVPVAMVLPLVVAAFVGSAGGSSVARFIPKEFLTPVVLVAVVVVGAYTYAKPTMGRVHEERHTGWARTWRSALIGVVIGFYDGVLGPGTGSFFVIAIVAFLGFGFLQGTVAAKLANLTTNIASILVFGVHGEVLWIIGGCMAVANLAGGFIGARMAMRHGNEFIRTVFLVVISILAVRLAWDTVAQWL
- a CDS encoding M3 family metallopeptidase, producing MTVPSPETPRHPLLDESPLPYGLPDFAAVRDEDLEPAIRTAIDDHAAEVAAIVANPEPPTVDNTVIALERSGRALDRVLSVFYGLLGPDATPARLDVDRVVSPLLAAHRSAVMTDPRLFGRVDALHSALEADELDVDEETNRLIRRHHRDLLRSGASLDDPGRARLTAIDTRLAELTTEFGENLLASTTELAVPVTDEAELAGLPESMRSSLAAAASEAGRDGWLISLGLPTVQPISAWLDDAGLRHRVMEASLSRGATPGHDNSPIVLEIVRLRAERAQLLGLGCHAEHVLAVETAGSPEAARGLLLDVVDAAVTNARNEAKDLLGGDDRQLHPADWAWASERLRAERFQVDDATVRPYFELERVLRDGVMHAASELYGLRFEERRDLSGFLPDVRVIEVFDDVRNDRDAGVGLLLLDYYARPTKRGGAWMSSFRDQSRLLDSRPVVVNVMNLARPAAGQATLLTMDEATTMFHEFGHALHGLLSDVEYPVFSGTSVPRDFVEFPSQVNEMWARRPEMLAHYARHVETGEPITEDLVDRMREAERFGEGQATVEYLAAALLDLAWHSLSLSEAEAVTDVDAFEARVLADAGLDVPGIEPRYRSRYFQHIFAGGYSAAYYSYFWAEVLDADAAEWFVERGGLKRSSGEKMRSEVLSRGGAIDFLDAYRRLRGAEPSPAALLRRRGLDSSVVGGDRAATAGRS